In Streptomyces sp. NBC_00704, a genomic segment contains:
- the rbsK gene encoding ribokinase has product MTDIVVLGSTNMDLVAYVEKPPQRGETVTGREFRTIPGGKGANQAVAAAHAGGTVSMIGAVGNDAFGARLRSTLEHSGVNTDHLRTVEAPSGTAHIVVDDEGGNAIVVVPGANATVDHLAPGDEGLIASADALLLQLEVPVAAAVAGARAARAHGVRTILTPAPVQPLPPELLAATDLLIPNEHEAAALTGRTDPYEAARALLDSVPEVIITLGAAGSLYAARGAEPLTVPAPHVTAVDSTGAGDTFVGALAVALGEDRPVREALAWAAAAAALSVQRPGASASMPYRSEIETRYAS; this is encoded by the coding sequence ATGACCGACATCGTCGTGCTCGGCAGCACGAACATGGACCTCGTCGCCTACGTCGAGAAACCCCCGCAGCGCGGAGAGACCGTGACGGGACGGGAGTTCCGCACGATCCCCGGCGGCAAGGGCGCCAACCAGGCGGTCGCCGCCGCCCACGCGGGCGGCACGGTCTCGATGATCGGCGCCGTCGGCAACGACGCCTTCGGCGCGCGGCTGCGCTCCACGCTGGAACACTCGGGCGTCAACACCGACCACCTGCGCACCGTCGAGGCGCCCTCGGGCACCGCGCACATCGTCGTCGACGACGAGGGCGGCAACGCCATCGTCGTCGTGCCCGGCGCCAACGCCACCGTCGACCACCTCGCCCCCGGCGACGAAGGCCTCATCGCCTCCGCCGACGCCCTCCTGCTGCAACTCGAGGTCCCGGTGGCCGCGGCCGTCGCGGGCGCCCGGGCTGCCCGCGCCCACGGCGTCAGGACGATCCTCACCCCCGCCCCCGTCCAACCGCTGCCGCCCGAACTCCTCGCCGCCACCGACCTGTTGATCCCCAACGAGCACGAGGCGGCCGCGCTCACCGGGCGCACCGACCCGTACGAGGCGGCCCGCGCCCTGCTGGACAGCGTGCCGGAGGTCATCATCACGCTGGGCGCGGCCGGCAGCCTGTACGCGGCCCGCGGCGCCGAGCCCCTGACCGTCCCCGCCCCGCACGTCACCGCCGTCGACTCGACCGGTGCGGGCGACACCTTCGTCGGCGCCCTCGCCGTCGCCCTCGGCGAGGACCGCCCGGTGCGCGAGGCGCTCGCCTGGGCGGCCGCCGCGGCCGCGCTGTCGGTGCAACGCCCCGGCGCGTCCGCCTCGATGCCCTACCGCTCCGAGATCGAGACGCGGTACGCCTCATGA
- a CDS encoding ADP-ribosylglycohydrolase family protein, whose product MTPKASQSNGATLDERVTGALVGAAVGDALGGPVEGYSPEQILQRHGGRIHGIVGPWDGDDWRTARPLAPYHKGDGHVTDDTLMTHALIRVYATVRDHLDAYAVADHLVADLMTTPRWIPELEARALPLHRIFLAEKWLVARLHYAHADPREAGVGNIVNCGAAMYMAPVGLVNAAGPARAYAEALDVAGAHQSSYGREAAGVFAAAVAAACAPGATPDSVVASCLSLAKDGTRAAIEAVCETAARHTDVESALVPLREAVAPFDTVGPDYRRPSLAARRPSRIHAIEELPVALGMLLAAGGDYRQAVLGSVNYGRDCDSIATMAGALAGALGSPVPDEWSKQVADASRLDLWQPAATLAEVAREVFARDVDRRRAHEQAFHALGGTTCSD is encoded by the coding sequence ATGACGCCCAAAGCATCACAGAGCAATGGCGCGACGCTGGACGAACGTGTCACCGGCGCCCTGGTGGGGGCCGCCGTGGGAGACGCCCTCGGCGGCCCCGTCGAGGGCTACTCCCCCGAGCAGATCCTCCAGCGGCACGGCGGCCGGATCCACGGCATCGTCGGCCCCTGGGACGGCGACGACTGGCGCACCGCCCGCCCCCTCGCGCCGTACCACAAGGGCGACGGGCACGTCACCGACGACACCCTGATGACGCACGCCCTGATCAGGGTCTACGCCACCGTGCGCGACCACCTGGACGCCTACGCCGTCGCCGACCACCTGGTGGCGGACCTGATGACGACGCCCCGCTGGATCCCGGAGCTGGAGGCGCGGGCGCTCCCCCTGCACCGGATCTTCCTCGCGGAGAAATGGCTGGTGGCCCGGCTCCACTACGCTCACGCCGACCCGCGCGAGGCTGGCGTCGGCAACATCGTCAACTGCGGCGCCGCGATGTACATGGCCCCCGTGGGGCTGGTCAACGCGGCCGGTCCGGCGCGCGCGTACGCCGAGGCGCTGGACGTCGCGGGCGCCCACCAGTCGTCGTACGGCCGTGAGGCGGCAGGGGTCTTCGCGGCGGCCGTGGCAGCGGCCTGCGCGCCGGGGGCGACGCCGGACTCGGTGGTCGCGAGCTGTCTGTCCCTCGCGAAGGACGGCACCCGCGCGGCGATCGAGGCGGTCTGCGAGACGGCCGCCCGGCACACCGACGTCGAGTCCGCGCTCGTCCCGCTGCGGGAGGCGGTGGCGCCCTTCGACACGGTCGGGCCCGACTACCGCCGGCCCTCGCTGGCCGCCCGCCGGCCCTCCCGGATCCACGCGATCGAGGAACTCCCGGTCGCCCTCGGCATGTTGCTGGCGGCCGGCGGCGACTACCGGCAGGCGGTGCTCGGCTCGGTGAACTACGGCCGCGACTGCGACTCCATCGCCACCATGGCGGGAGCGCTGGCCGGCGCCCTGGGCTCGCCCGTCCCGGACGAGTGGTCCAAGCAGGTCGCCGACGCCAGCCGGCTCGACCTCTGGCAGCCCGCGGCGACACTCGCCGAGGTCGCCCGGGAGGTCTTCGCCCGCGACGTGGACCGCCGTCGCGCCCACGAGCAGGCGTTTCACGCACTGGGAGGCACGACATGCTCCGACTGA
- a CDS encoding ADP-ribosylglycohydrolase family protein, protein MNGDRAVGGGGTRARAVGGVREIDEGAGAAGRSAGAHPRAPRPARRIVGLLLGLAAGDAAGWPAARHRAARMPEWTRRLTRELDTFAEHNATTTLPVPIALNQPPEPLRLGPSDDAEWAAFAAEAVLRAGDDTALGDLSRERRTRAAIDLAWNAIACEVAAAADRAPEVESAVLPLRARISVRAGLGNLAAGLRPPATGHDNPHYFDDAACVRACVLAVAHPGDPRLAAELAEFDARYTQDGDGVHGARAMAAALALALVGADPEECVTAALAELPEHTEIGRNARHALRLARDADSAFALVPLLEHQIVDHVYSYGIAAAETVPVALALATASGGRVGEAVPAAACLSRVADSAPALAGALTGALGGGDAIPAAWRDSCRVLSGCALPRLTGTDLVELAELLEAAQPAPPGG, encoded by the coding sequence ATGAACGGAGACCGCGCCGTCGGCGGCGGGGGAACCCGCGCCCGCGCCGTCGGCGGCGTCCGTGAGATCGACGAGGGAGCCGGGGCCGCCGGCCGTTCCGCCGGCGCGCACCCGCGCGCTCCGCGTCCCGCGCGGCGGATCGTCGGGCTGCTGCTGGGCCTCGCCGCGGGGGACGCCGCCGGGTGGCCCGCCGCGCGGCACCGCGCGGCCCGGATGCCCGAGTGGACCCGCCGCCTCACCCGCGAGCTGGACACCTTCGCCGAGCACAACGCGACGACCACCCTCCCCGTGCCCATCGCCCTGAACCAGCCCCCCGAGCCCCTGCGGCTGGGCCCCTCCGACGACGCCGAGTGGGCGGCGTTCGCGGCCGAGGCGGTGCTGCGGGCCGGCGACGACACCGCCCTGGGCGACCTGAGCCGGGAGCGCCGCACACGCGCCGCGATCGACCTCGCCTGGAACGCGATCGCCTGCGAGGTCGCGGCGGCGGCCGACCGCGCGCCCGAGGTGGAGTCCGCCGTCCTGCCGCTGCGCGCCCGCATCTCCGTCCGGGCCGGCCTGGGCAACCTCGCCGCCGGTCTGCGCCCCCCGGCCACCGGCCACGACAACCCCCACTACTTCGACGACGCGGCCTGCGTACGCGCCTGCGTCCTGGCCGTGGCCCACCCCGGCGACCCCCGGCTCGCCGCCGAACTCGCCGAGTTCGACGCCCGCTACACCCAGGACGGCGACGGCGTGCACGGAGCGCGCGCGATGGCGGCGGCCCTCGCGCTGGCCCTCGTGGGCGCGGACCCCGAGGAGTGCGTGACGGCCGCGCTCGCCGAGCTGCCCGAGCACACCGAGATCGGCCGCAACGCCCGGCACGCGCTCCGGCTGGCCCGGGACGCCGACAGCGCCTTCGCCCTCGTCCCCCTGCTGGAGCACCAGATCGTCGACCACGTCTACAGCTACGGCATCGCGGCGGCGGAGACGGTCCCCGTGGCGCTCGCGCTGGCGACGGCCTCCGGCGGCCGCGTCGGCGAGGCGGTCCCGGCCGCGGCCTGTCTGTCCCGGGTCGCGGACTCGGCCCCCGCGCTGGCCGGCGCGCTGACGGGCGCGCTGGGCGGCGGCGACGCCATCCCCGCCGCGTGGCGCGACAGCTGCCGCGTCCTCTCCGGCTGCGCGCTCCCCCGGCTCACTGGGACCGACCTGGTGGAACTCGCCGAACTCCTGGAAGCCGCGCAACCGGCCCCGCCAGGAGGATGA
- the trpM gene encoding tryptophan biosynthesis modulator TrpM, which translates to MTPTPSRTPTDRYARLARGCRPRGCRAPARRVHGRRVRYVIGDEPGQVNGMRWQPRP; encoded by the coding sequence ATGACTCCCACGCCCTCCCGGACGCCCACGGACCGGTACGCCCGCCTCGCGCGCGGCTGCCGCCCCCGTGGCTGCCGCGCGCCCGCCCGCCGGGTGCACGGCCGCCGGGTGCGCTACGTCATCGGGGACGAGCCCGGCCAGGTGAACGGCATGCGATGGCAGCCGCGCCCCTAG
- a CDS encoding CaiB/BaiF CoA transferase family protein has translation MTGTTPPLHGVRVLDLATLFAGPLAATLLGDFGADVVKVEHPGRPDPSRGHGPAKDGVGLWWKLLGRNKRTVTLNLSRPGGRATLLRLAATADVIVENFRPGTLEKWDLGWEELSAVNPRLVLARVTAFGQFGPYAHRPGFGTLAEAMSGFAAITGEPDAAPTLPPFGLADSIAGLATAYAVMTALAARDRTGEGQVVDMAIIEPILTVLGPQPLWYDQLGYVQARTGNRSANNAPRNTYRTADGEWVAVSTSAQSVAERVMHLVGRPDLIDEPWFATGADRAAHADVLDDAVGAWIAARTRTDVLAAFEKAEAAVAPVQDVRDVMTDPQYQALDTITAVDDPELGRVRMQNVLFRLSATPGAIRWAGRPHGADTEAVLTELGLTPAELTALRAEGAV, from the coding sequence ATGACCGGGACGACTCCTCCCCTGCACGGTGTGCGCGTCCTCGACCTGGCCACCCTCTTCGCCGGGCCCCTCGCCGCCACCCTGCTCGGCGACTTCGGCGCGGACGTCGTCAAGGTCGAGCACCCGGGCCGGCCCGACCCGTCCCGCGGTCACGGCCCCGCCAAGGACGGCGTGGGCCTGTGGTGGAAACTCCTCGGCCGCAACAAGCGCACCGTCACCCTGAACCTGTCCAGGCCCGGCGGGCGCGCCACCCTGCTGCGGCTGGCCGCCACCGCCGACGTGATCGTCGAGAACTTCCGGCCGGGCACCCTGGAGAAGTGGGACCTCGGCTGGGAGGAGCTGTCGGCCGTCAACCCGCGGCTGGTCCTCGCCCGGGTCACCGCCTTCGGCCAGTTCGGCCCGTACGCGCACCGTCCCGGCTTCGGCACCCTCGCCGAGGCGATGAGCGGGTTCGCGGCCATCACCGGGGAGCCGGACGCCGCGCCGACCCTGCCCCCGTTCGGCCTGGCCGACTCGATCGCCGGCCTGGCCACCGCCTACGCCGTGATGACGGCCCTCGCCGCCCGCGACCGCACCGGCGAGGGCCAGGTCGTCGACATGGCGATCATCGAGCCCATCCTCACCGTGCTCGGACCCCAGCCCCTCTGGTACGACCAGCTCGGCTACGTCCAGGCCCGCACCGGCAACCGGTCCGCGAACAACGCGCCCCGCAACACCTACCGCACGGCCGACGGGGAGTGGGTCGCCGTGTCGACCTCGGCGCAGTCCGTCGCGGAACGGGTGATGCACCTGGTCGGCCGGCCCGACCTGATCGACGAGCCCTGGTTCGCGACGGGCGCCGACCGGGCCGCGCACGCCGACGTCCTCGACGACGCGGTCGGCGCCTGGATCGCCGCCCGCACCCGCACCGACGTCCTGGCCGCCTTCGAGAAGGCCGAGGCCGCCGTCGCCCCCGTCCAGGACGTACGGGACGTCATGACCGACCCCCAGTACCAGGCCCTCGACACGATCACCGCCGTCGACGACCCGGAACTGGGCCGCGTCCGCATGCAGAACGTCCTCTTCCGCCTCTCGGCGACCCCCGGCGCGATCCGCTGGGCCGGCCGGCCGCACGGCGCCGACACGGAGGCCGTGCTGACCGAGCTGGGCCTGACCCCGGCCGAGCTGACCGCTCTGCGCGCGGAGGGCGCCGTATGA
- the trpC gene encoding indole-3-glycerol phosphate synthase TrpC, whose amino-acid sequence MSVLDEIIDGVRADLAERQARVGLDELKERAAKAPAAKDGVAALRGDGVKVICEVKRSSPSKGALAAIADPAGLAADYEAGGAAVISVLTEQRRFGGSLADLEAVRARVDIPVLRKDFIVTSYQLWEARAYGADLALLIVAALEQSVLESLIERAVSIGLTPLVEVHDEDEVDRAVDAGAKVIGVNARNLKTLEVDRGTFERVAPEIPAHIVKIAESGVRGPHDLIAYANAGADAVLVGESLVTGRDPKTAVADLVAAGEHPALRHGRG is encoded by the coding sequence GTGAGTGTGCTCGACGAGATCATCGACGGAGTCCGTGCCGACCTCGCGGAGCGGCAGGCGCGCGTCGGCCTCGACGAGCTCAAGGAACGCGCGGCCAAGGCCCCCGCGGCCAAGGACGGCGTCGCCGCGCTCCGGGGCGACGGCGTCAAGGTGATCTGCGAGGTCAAGCGCTCCAGCCCCTCCAAGGGCGCGCTGGCCGCGATCGCCGACCCGGCCGGCCTGGCCGCCGACTACGAGGCGGGCGGCGCGGCCGTCATCTCCGTCCTCACCGAACAGCGCCGCTTCGGCGGCTCGCTCGCCGACCTCGAAGCGGTCCGCGCGCGGGTCGACATCCCCGTGCTGCGCAAGGACTTCATCGTCACCTCGTACCAGCTGTGGGAGGCCCGCGCGTACGGCGCCGACCTCGCGCTGCTGATCGTCGCCGCGCTGGAGCAGTCGGTCCTCGAATCGCTGATCGAGCGTGCCGTCTCCATCGGCCTCACCCCGCTCGTCGAGGTCCACGACGAGGACGAGGTCGACCGCGCGGTCGACGCGGGCGCCAAGGTGATCGGCGTCAACGCCCGCAACCTCAAGACCCTGGAGGTCGACCGGGGCACCTTCGAGCGGGTGGCCCCCGAGATCCCGGCGCACATCGTCAAGATCGCCGAGTCCGGGGTGCGCGGCCCGCACGACCTCATCGCCTACGCCAACGCCGGCGCCGACGCCGTCCTGGTGGGCGAGTCCCTGGTGACCGGGCGCGACCCGAAGACCGCGGTCGCCGACCTGGTGGCGGCCGGCGAACACCCCGCACTGCGCCACGGCCGCGGCTGA
- the trpB gene encoding tryptophan synthase subunit beta → MPSEFFIPDPEGRVPTAEGYFGAFGGKFIPEALVAAVDEVAVEYDKAKHDPEFARELDDLLVHYTGRPSSLTEVPRFAAHAGGARVFLKREDLNHTGSHKINNVLGQALLTKRMGKTRVIAETGAGQHGVATATACALFGLDCTIYMGEIDTQRQALNVARMRMLGAEVVAVKSGSRTLKDAINEAFRDWVANVDRTHYLFGTVAGPHPFPAMVRDFHRVIGVEARRQILERAGRLPDAAVACVGGGSNAIGLFHAFIPDAGVRLIGCEPAGHGVETGEHAATLTAGEPGILHGSRSYVLQDDEGQITEPYSISAGLDYPGIGPEHSYLKDTGRGEYRAVTDDAAMQALRLLSRTEGIIPAIESAHALAGALEVGRELGPDGLIVVNLSGRGDKDMDTAARYFGLYDTDAEVAADAADTAEIEGDAK, encoded by the coding sequence ATGCCCAGCGAGTTCTTCATTCCCGACCCCGAGGGTCGGGTGCCCACCGCCGAGGGCTACTTCGGCGCGTTCGGCGGCAAGTTCATCCCGGAGGCGCTCGTCGCCGCCGTGGACGAGGTCGCCGTCGAGTACGACAAGGCCAAGCACGACCCCGAGTTCGCCCGTGAGCTGGACGACCTGCTCGTCCACTACACCGGCCGCCCCAGCTCCCTCACCGAGGTGCCGAGGTTCGCCGCACACGCCGGCGGCGCCCGGGTCTTCCTCAAGCGCGAGGACCTCAACCACACCGGCTCCCACAAGATCAACAACGTGCTCGGCCAGGCCCTGCTCACCAAGCGCATGGGCAAGACCCGCGTCATCGCCGAGACCGGCGCGGGCCAGCACGGCGTCGCCACCGCCACCGCCTGCGCCCTCTTCGGGCTCGACTGCACCATCTACATGGGCGAGATCGACACCCAGCGCCAGGCCCTCAACGTGGCCCGGATGCGCATGCTGGGCGCCGAGGTCGTCGCGGTGAAGTCCGGCAGCCGCACGCTGAAGGACGCCATCAACGAGGCCTTCCGCGACTGGGTCGCCAACGTCGACCGCACCCACTACCTCTTCGGCACCGTCGCCGGACCGCACCCCTTCCCGGCGATGGTCCGCGACTTCCACCGCGTCATCGGCGTCGAGGCCCGCCGCCAGATCCTGGAGCGCGCCGGACGCCTGCCCGACGCCGCCGTCGCCTGCGTCGGCGGCGGCTCCAACGCCATCGGCCTCTTCCACGCCTTCATCCCGGACGCCGGGGTGCGCCTGATCGGCTGCGAACCGGCCGGACACGGGGTGGAGACCGGCGAGCACGCGGCGACCCTCACCGCGGGCGAGCCCGGCATCCTGCACGGCTCGCGCTCCTACGTCCTCCAGGACGACGAGGGCCAGATCACCGAGCCCTACTCCATCTCGGCGGGCCTGGACTACCCGGGCATCGGCCCCGAGCACTCCTACCTCAAGGACACCGGCCGCGGCGAGTACCGCGCGGTCACCGACGACGCGGCCATGCAGGCGCTGCGCCTGCTGTCGCGCACCGAGGGCATCATCCCGGCCATCGAGAGCGCCCACGCGCTCGCCGGCGCCCTGGAGGTCGGCCGGGAACTCGGCCCGGACGGGCTGATCGTCGTCAACCTGTCCGGTCGCGGCGACAAGGACATGGACACGGCCGCCCGGTACTTCGGGCTGTACGACACCGACGCCGAGGTCGCAGCCGACGCGGCCGACACCGCGGAGATCGAGGGGGACGCCAAGTGA
- a CDS encoding ADP-ribosylglycohydrolase family protein, whose translation MLRLTWVQPEDLLGHELRQAAEDGREAGAIAARWKAAGGCEAPERAGASPQRASRYLRLLAEDLLDELADLPGRSTEDEPTELEEIRALCPQWPARPDDVPPPAVTPLRLEAAWLGRAVGCLLGKPVEKLPLDAVRALARATGNWPLTGYFTARGVPEALLGAHPWNRRSAGTSLAENIDGMPEDDDLDYPLLNLLLLQRHGRDFTTADVARLWLDHLPPGRAFTAERIALRNLLCGVEPPHTARHRNPFREWIGALIRADVHGWTNPGDPAAAAEQAHRDACLTHTANGVYAAMFTAAVIAAAAAGDRDVHACLRTGLTVVPPRSRLHRAVAHAVRLAGEHPGPDGFDTVVDELHAVHGASHWVHAVPNTALIAAALTHADGDFTRSVHGAVAGGLDTDSAGATAGSVAALLAGDPAALPDHWTAPLKNRLATSVADLDGVGFDTLAHLTWSLTHREASRP comes from the coding sequence ATGCTCCGACTGACCTGGGTCCAGCCGGAGGACCTCCTCGGCCACGAGCTGCGCCAGGCCGCCGAGGACGGCCGGGAGGCGGGCGCGATCGCCGCCCGCTGGAAGGCCGCAGGCGGCTGCGAGGCGCCGGAGCGGGCGGGCGCGTCCCCGCAGCGCGCCTCCCGCTACCTGCGCCTGCTCGCCGAGGACCTCCTGGACGAACTGGCCGACCTGCCCGGCAGATCGACGGAGGACGAGCCGACGGAACTGGAGGAGATCAGGGCCCTGTGCCCGCAGTGGCCGGCTCGGCCGGACGACGTCCCTCCCCCGGCCGTCACCCCGCTCCGGCTGGAGGCGGCCTGGCTGGGCCGTGCCGTCGGCTGCCTGCTCGGCAAACCCGTCGAGAAACTCCCCCTCGACGCCGTCCGCGCACTCGCCCGCGCCACCGGGAACTGGCCCCTGACCGGCTACTTCACCGCCCGGGGAGTCCCCGAAGCCCTCCTCGGGGCCCACCCCTGGAACCGCCGCTCGGCGGGCACCTCCCTCGCCGAGAACATCGACGGCATGCCCGAGGACGACGACCTCGACTACCCGCTGCTCAACCTGCTCCTGCTGCAACGCCACGGCAGGGACTTCACCACCGCGGACGTCGCCCGGCTCTGGCTCGACCACCTCCCGCCCGGCCGCGCCTTCACCGCCGAGCGCATCGCCCTGCGCAACCTCCTCTGCGGCGTCGAACCCCCGCACACCGCCCGCCACCGCAACCCCTTCCGCGAGTGGATCGGCGCCCTGATCCGCGCCGACGTCCACGGCTGGACCAACCCCGGCGACCCGGCCGCCGCCGCGGAACAGGCCCACCGCGACGCCTGTCTCACCCACACCGCCAACGGCGTCTACGCGGCGATGTTCACGGCGGCCGTCATCGCCGCGGCCGCGGCCGGCGACAGGGACGTCCACGCCTGTCTGCGCACCGGACTGACCGTGGTCCCCCCGCGCTCGCGCCTCCACCGGGCCGTCGCGCACGCCGTCCGGCTCGCCGGGGAACACCCCGGCCCCGACGGCTTCGACACCGTCGTGGACGAACTGCACGCCGTGCACGGGGCGTCCCACTGGGTCCACGCCGTGCCCAACACCGCCCTGATCGCCGCCGCCCTCACCCACGCGGACGGCGACTTCACCCGCTCCGTGCACGGCGCCGTGGCCGGCGGCCTGGACACCGACTCGGCCGGCGCGACGGCCGGCAGTGTCGCCGCCCTCCTCGCCGGCGACCCGGCCGCCCTGCCCGACCACTGGACGGCCCCCCTCAAGAACCGGCTGGCCACCTCCGTCGCCGACCTCGACGGCGTCGGCTTCGACACCCTGGCCCACCTGACCTGGTCCCTCACCCACCGGGAGGCGTCCCGCCCATGA
- a CDS encoding HpcH/HpaI aldolase/citrate lyase family protein produces MTTPQLTWLYVPGDRPQTVTKALGCGADVVIVDLEDAVAPDRKEYARAATAERLSEPQPVPVHVRVNALDTPFAAADLRTLAALPGVHGVRLPKVTSPHQITRAARTASRADGAAVPLHALLETALGVEHAYAIASAHPALRGIALGEADLRADLGVRADAGLDWSRSRVIVAARAAGLAPPPQSVHPDIRDLDGLAVSCAHGRTLGFLGRAAIHPRQLPIIERAYLPTQQELEDAETIVKAAATDRGAQALPDGRFVDAAVVAAARRTLSLAARGD; encoded by the coding sequence ATGACGACACCCCAGCTGACCTGGCTGTACGTCCCCGGCGACCGTCCGCAGACCGTCACCAAGGCCCTCGGCTGCGGCGCCGACGTCGTCATCGTCGACCTGGAGGACGCGGTCGCCCCGGACCGCAAGGAGTACGCCCGCGCCGCCACCGCCGAGCGCCTGAGCGAACCCCAGCCGGTCCCCGTCCACGTGCGGGTCAACGCCCTGGACACGCCGTTCGCCGCGGCGGACCTGCGCACGCTGGCCGCCCTGCCCGGCGTGCACGGCGTGCGCCTGCCCAAGGTGACCTCGCCGCACCAGATCACCCGCGCCGCGCGGACCGCGTCACGGGCCGACGGCGCGGCCGTCCCGCTGCACGCCCTGCTGGAGACGGCCCTCGGCGTCGAACACGCCTACGCCATCGCCTCCGCCCACCCCGCCCTGCGCGGCATCGCCCTCGGCGAGGCCGACCTCCGCGCCGACCTGGGCGTCCGCGCCGACGCCGGTCTCGACTGGTCCCGCTCCCGCGTGATCGTCGCCGCCCGGGCCGCGGGCCTGGCGCCGCCGCCCCAGTCGGTCCACCCCGACATCCGGGACCTGGACGGCCTCGCCGTCAGCTGCGCCCACGGCCGCACCCTCGGCTTCCTGGGCCGCGCCGCCATCCACCCCCGCCAGCTCCCGATCATCGAACGGGCCTACCTGCCCACCCAGCAGGAACTGGAGGACGCCGAGACGATCGTGAAGGCGGCGGCCACCGACCGGGGCGCCCAGGCCCTCCCGGACGGCCGCTTCGTCGACGCGGCCGTGGTGGCGGCCGCCCGGCGCACCCTGTCGCTCGCGGCGCGCGGCGACTGA
- the trpA gene encoding tryptophan synthase subunit alpha translates to MSGNIQLLSDTLAAAKAEDRAALIAYLPAGFPTVDGGIEAVKAVLDGGADVVEVGLPHSDPVLDGPVIQTADDIALRGGVRIADVMRTVREAFEATGRPILVMTYWNPIDRYGVERFTAELAEAGGAGCILPDLPVQESALWREHADKHGLATVFVVAPSSQDARLAQITAAGSGFVYAASLMGVTGTRESVGEQAHDLVERTRATGSGLPVCVGLGVSDARQAAEVAGFADGVIVGSAFVKRMLDAADDAAGVEAVRALAGELAKGVRRQA, encoded by the coding sequence GTGAGCGGGAACATCCAGCTGCTGTCGGACACCCTCGCCGCCGCGAAGGCCGAGGACCGCGCCGCGCTCATCGCCTACCTCCCGGCCGGGTTCCCGACCGTGGACGGCGGCATCGAGGCGGTCAAGGCCGTCCTGGACGGCGGCGCGGACGTGGTCGAGGTCGGACTGCCGCACAGCGACCCGGTCCTCGACGGCCCGGTCATCCAGACCGCCGACGACATCGCCCTGCGCGGCGGGGTGCGCATCGCGGACGTCATGCGCACGGTCCGCGAGGCGTTCGAGGCCACCGGCAGGCCGATCCTGGTCATGACGTACTGGAACCCCATCGACCGCTACGGCGTCGAGCGGTTCACCGCCGAGCTGGCCGAGGCGGGCGGCGCGGGCTGCATCCTGCCCGACCTGCCCGTGCAGGAGTCCGCGCTGTGGAGGGAGCACGCCGACAAGCACGGCCTCGCGACCGTCTTCGTCGTGGCGCCGAGCAGCCAGGACGCGCGCCTGGCGCAGATCACCGCAGCGGGCAGCGGCTTCGTCTACGCGGCCTCGCTGATGGGCGTCACCGGCACCCGTGAGTCGGTGGGCGAGCAGGCCCACGACCTGGTGGAGCGGACCCGGGCCACCGGCTCCGGCCTGCCGGTCTGCGTCGGCCTCGGCGTCTCCGACGCCCGGCAGGCCGCCGAGGTGGCCGGCTTCGCCGACGGCGTGATCGTCGGCTCGGCCTTCGTCAAGCGGATGCTGGACGCTGCGGACGACGCGGCCGGCGTCGAAGCGGTCCGCGCCCTCGCGGGCGAACTGGCGAAGGGCGTGCGCCGCCAGGCGTGA
- a CDS encoding DsbA family protein, with protein sequence MSEKNRDGKRNARERLAAEREKHKAAERRRRTLIVGASVVCVLGLAAVIGVVAANSGKDDGEKKAGPVVAPSGAQGQDALAIPVGKEGAKSTLTVWEDFRCPACKGFETAYRPTVHELADAGKLRVEYHLATLIDGNMGGSGSRRAANAAACAQDAGKFAAYHDVLYENQPEETKDAYADNGRLIELAGKVDGLDTPAFRACVRDGTHDTWVVKSDQAFRNGHFGGTPTVLFNGKNIYQDQSMTPAKLKRMVEEADQG encoded by the coding sequence GTGAGCGAGAAGAATCGTGACGGAAAGCGCAACGCCCGCGAACGGCTGGCCGCGGAGCGAGAGAAGCACAAGGCCGCCGAACGGCGCCGGCGCACACTGATCGTCGGCGCGAGCGTGGTCTGCGTGCTCGGCCTGGCCGCGGTGATCGGCGTCGTCGCCGCGAACTCCGGCAAGGACGACGGCGAGAAGAAGGCGGGCCCGGTCGTGGCCCCCTCCGGGGCCCAGGGCCAGGACGCGCTGGCGATCCCCGTGGGCAAGGAGGGCGCCAAGTCCACGCTCACGGTGTGGGAGGACTTCCGCTGCCCCGCCTGCAAGGGGTTCGAGACGGCGTACCGGCCCACGGTCCACGAACTGGCGGACGCCGGAAAGCTCAGGGTCGAGTACCACCTGGCCACCCTCATCGACGGGAACATGGGCGGCAGCGGCTCCCGCCGGGCGGCCAACGCGGCGGCCTGCGCCCAGGACGCCGGCAAGTTCGCCGCCTACCACGACGTGCTGTACGAGAACCAGCCCGAGGAGACGAAGGACGCCTACGCCGACAACGGCAGGCTGATCGAACTCGCGGGCAAGGTCGACGGACTCGACACGCCCGCCTTCCGCGCCTGCGTCCGCGACGGCACGCACGACACCTGGGTCGTGAAGTCCGACCAGGCCTTCCGCAACGGCCACTTCGGCGGCACCCCGACCGTGCTGTTCAACGGCAAGAACATCTACCAGGACCAGTCGATGACACCGGCGAAGCTGAAGCGGATGGTGGAGGAGGCGGACCAGGGGTGA